One Hugenholtzia roseola DSM 9546 genomic window carries:
- a CDS encoding SpoIIE family protein phosphatase — MLSHFGFLRIPTSGKTSDNLRTVCATPFGMLLCVAFVGLWALSSLSALAQQVPPVGSGFASGFYPEQYYAPSHYRADAQNWAVVVDERGILYVGNTEGVLLYDGLRWEKIEVKNKSVVRALAVGENGRVYVGAIGEFGYLENTAQGKKRYVCLSDSLKEKPNAPNPIPFSDIWQVLHTPEGTFFAAMAAFFRYKNGKVSFWKNDKNEFFKIGYVENKIWLSKASQGLMTLDGRDSLVLLPEGERFKGVRLYFTAPLDAESTLFFTNPRKANTLFWKYHHTHSAHRKSYPDSLFSPAFAAQDEMSLYRRQSYEAFSLEKLGLPQLFAVPTLSKGVVIIEKNGKAKDFLDKQNGLTDERVFGAAPLRRGLALATNKGFSLLQYPSAFQFWSERKGNLYEVQKIGRYKGEMIVSQKNEISNLAQTRLLKNKESLARRNVWFIEEIEIEGEKPESFLLIGSSYGIEVWKDTTLLHEFYNKNAFFIKKLSPKWIQAQNLPTHSFLVGVGDSLAILSYHNQKWIPNRPAWGIGAEARGAVIDGAGSMWISTSFQGTYRLFLKDSLQKKSLAIARYDTLKGLPTNNFISPYFEADTLYFLTEAGFYRYQTESDKIVATPFRGIDLGKAQVAIENVLSDSDKNYYLLLKDLSGKRPRMRWVEKWAKEPNGTYQRLASPFAVLPDMAFTAFLLDSQALWVGGQEGLYRFDLPIETPKKVAFEVFLRNIYLQEDSLLAGAFYDFSRPLELDFAKQRIHFEFATDDYFYEKRTQYAYFLEGLDENWSEWSYEKKQVFHNLSEGNYTLHLKAKNIWGQETEVKRFTFRILAPWYRRWWVQAIAIGVLIAMGAGLVRIGVVYNLRRLERKNRALEMAVRERTQEIQLKNAELEQQKEEILVQSENLKDLNRDILTQKETLELKNLEIEAQKEILSKQKDLLEKTYQDIRILSEVGQELTATLQADALIQRLYLRLQALMPLDAFGVGIWNKHNQRLDFQGFMEMGVPLPFHYETLDEAEQYSIICFSQNREILVNDTAEQPEPAASRLKEGEDMRSLIYLPLRLGDEILGVMTAQSREAYAYEYRDLAMLRSLATYTAIAIANATSYQELQLKNQDITDSIRYAQNIQQAILPKKTLTNQLFKAYCLLYQPKDLVSGDFYWFETIRFEGQIWHWAAVADCTGHGVPGALMAMLSATLLKQIIVENHISDPAEVLYKLHEGIQQALAQGGESGNNDGLDIALCAWRKEEGKILVQFEGAKRPLWYGYDKKLEIRQGSRSSIGGKQRKGVAFETKQLSFSAEKDLTIYLFSDGIIDQANLEGTKFGTPTLLQLLESMQERPLKEQESALKEALQRHQGDAEQRDDICFLGFKV; from the coding sequence GTGCTTTCCCATTTTGGCTTTTTACGAATCCCTACCAGCGGCAAGACCAGCGATAATTTGCGTACCGTTTGCGCTACGCCTTTTGGTATGCTGCTTTGCGTAGCCTTTGTGGGCTTGTGGGCTTTGTCTTCCCTTTCTGCCCTTGCCCAACAAGTGCCGCCTGTGGGTAGTGGCTTTGCTTCGGGCTTTTATCCCGAACAGTATTACGCGCCCTCACACTATCGCGCTGATGCGCAAAATTGGGCAGTGGTAGTAGATGAAAGGGGAATTTTGTATGTAGGCAATACCGAAGGCGTTTTGTTGTATGATGGTTTGCGGTGGGAAAAAATCGAGGTCAAAAATAAAAGTGTGGTACGCGCCTTAGCCGTAGGTGAAAATGGGCGCGTCTATGTAGGTGCGATAGGCGAATTTGGCTATTTAGAAAATACGGCGCAGGGGAAAAAACGCTATGTCTGTTTGAGTGATAGTTTGAAAGAAAAGCCCAACGCGCCCAATCCTATTCCTTTTTCGGATATTTGGCAGGTGCTGCACACCCCCGAAGGGACTTTTTTTGCAGCTATGGCAGCTTTTTTTCGCTATAAAAATGGAAAGGTCAGTTTTTGGAAAAACGACAAAAACGAATTTTTCAAAATCGGCTATGTAGAAAACAAAATTTGGCTCTCCAAAGCAAGCCAAGGACTCATGACCCTCGATGGGCGCGATTCCCTTGTCTTGCTACCCGAAGGCGAAAGGTTTAAGGGCGTGCGGCTCTATTTTACTGCGCCGCTTGATGCAGAAAGCACCCTCTTTTTTACCAATCCGCGCAAAGCCAACACGCTTTTTTGGAAATACCACCACACCCATTCTGCCCACAGAAAAAGCTACCCCGATAGCCTTTTTAGCCCTGCCTTTGCAGCCCAAGATGAGATGAGCCTCTATCGCAGGCAGTCGTATGAAGCCTTTTCGTTGGAAAAATTAGGGCTACCCCAACTTTTTGCTGTTCCTACCCTAAGCAAAGGCGTTGTGATTATAGAAAAAAATGGAAAAGCTAAGGACTTTTTAGACAAACAAAACGGACTTACTGACGAGCGCGTCTTTGGCGCAGCACCTCTTCGGCGAGGGCTTGCCTTAGCAACGAACAAAGGTTTTTCGCTGCTGCAATACCCTTCTGCTTTTCAGTTTTGGAGCGAAAGAAAGGGCAACTTGTATGAAGTGCAAAAAATAGGACGGTACAAAGGTGAAATGATTGTTTCACAAAAAAATGAGATTTCGAACTTGGCGCAAACGCGCTTACTCAAAAACAAGGAGAGTTTGGCACGTCGTAATGTTTGGTTTATCGAAGAGATAGAAATAGAAGGCGAAAAGCCCGAAAGTTTTTTGCTTATCGGCAGTTCTTATGGCATAGAAGTTTGGAAAGATACCACACTTTTACACGAATTTTACAATAAAAATGCCTTTTTTATTAAAAAATTATCCCCCAAATGGATACAAGCACAAAATCTTCCTACTCACAGCTTTTTGGTAGGCGTTGGCGATAGTTTGGCTATTTTATCCTACCACAACCAAAAATGGATACCCAATCGGCCTGCTTGGGGAATTGGGGCAGAGGCGCGTGGCGCAGTTATTGATGGGGCAGGTAGTATGTGGATAAGTACCTCATTTCAAGGCACTTATCGGCTTTTTCTAAAAGATTCTTTGCAAAAGAAAAGCCTTGCGATTGCGCGTTATGACACACTCAAAGGGCTGCCTACTAATAATTTCATCTCACCTTATTTTGAAGCCGATACGCTTTATTTCCTAACCGAAGCAGGCTTTTATCGCTACCAAACAGAAAGCGACAAAATAGTGGCAACGCCCTTTCGAGGCATAGATTTGGGCAAGGCGCAGGTAGCGATAGAAAATGTGCTTTCTGATTCAGATAAAAATTATTACCTTCTTTTGAAAGACCTTTCAGGCAAACGCCCGCGTATGCGTTGGGTAGAAAAGTGGGCGAAAGAGCCTAATGGTACGTATCAGCGTTTGGCAAGTCCGTTTGCGGTGCTGCCCGATATGGCATTTACGGCATTTCTACTCGATTCGCAGGCACTTTGGGTAGGCGGACAGGAAGGCTTATATCGCTTTGATTTGCCCATAGAAACGCCCAAAAAAGTAGCCTTTGAAGTCTTTTTGCGCAACATCTACCTGCAAGAAGATTCTCTTTTGGCAGGGGCATTTTACGATTTTAGCCGCCCCCTCGAACTCGATTTTGCCAAACAGCGGATTCATTTTGAATTTGCCACAGACGATTATTTTTACGAAAAGCGAACCCAATACGCCTACTTTTTAGAAGGTTTAGATGAAAATTGGTCGGAATGGAGCTATGAAAAGAAACAAGTTTTCCACAACCTTTCCGAAGGCAATTATACTTTGCACCTAAAAGCCAAAAATATCTGGGGGCAGGAAACGGAAGTCAAACGCTTTACTTTCAGGATTTTAGCACCTTGGTATCGCCGCTGGTGGGTGCAAGCCATCGCTATTGGCGTGCTTATCGCAATGGGGGCAGGACTGGTTCGGATAGGCGTGGTCTATAATTTGCGCCGCCTTGAAAGGAAAAATAGGGCTTTGGAAATGGCAGTACGCGAGCGCACGCAAGAAATACAACTCAAAAATGCAGAATTAGAACAGCAAAAAGAGGAAATTTTGGTGCAATCTGAAAACTTAAAAGACCTCAATCGCGACATTCTGACCCAAAAAGAAACCTTAGAGTTGAAAAATTTGGAGATTGAAGCCCAAAAAGAAATTTTGAGCAAACAAAAAGATTTGCTCGAAAAAACCTACCAAGACATCAGAATTTTGAGCGAAGTAGGGCAGGAACTAACTGCAACCCTGCAAGCAGATGCCCTCATTCAGCGGCTCTACCTGCGCCTTCAAGCCCTGATGCCGCTCGATGCTTTTGGGGTGGGCATTTGGAACAAACACAATCAACGTCTTGACTTTCAGGGTTTTATGGAAATGGGCGTACCCCTTCCTTTTCACTATGAAACCTTAGACGAGGCAGAGCAATATTCTATTATTTGCTTTTCGCAAAATCGCGAAATTTTGGTCAATGACACAGCAGAGCAGCCCGAACCTGCCGCTTCCCGACTAAAAGAAGGCGAGGACATGCGCTCACTCATTTATCTGCCTCTGCGCTTAGGCGATGAAATTTTGGGAGTCATGACGGCACAAAGTCGGGAAGCCTACGCCTACGAGTATCGCGATTTGGCGATGTTGCGCTCTTTGGCTACTTATACCGCCATTGCGATTGCGAATGCGACAAGTTATCAGGAATTGCAGCTCAAAAATCAGGATATTACCGATAGTATTCGCTATGCGCAAAATATCCAACAGGCGATTTTGCCTAAAAAGACCCTCACAAACCAACTTTTTAAAGCCTACTGCCTTTTGTATCAGCCCAAAGATTTGGTAAGTGGTGATTTTTATTGGTTTGAAACGATACGTTTTGAAGGTCAGATTTGGCATTGGGCAGCCGTTGCCGACTGCACAGGGCATGGCGTTCCCGGTGCTTTGATGGCGATGCTTTCGGCTACTTTGCTCAAACAAATTATTGTAGAAAACCACATTTCAGACCCTGCCGAAGTTTTGTACAAACTGCATGAAGGAATCCAACAAGCCTTAGCACAGGGCGGCGAAAGTGGCAACAATGACGGACTCGACATAGCCCTTTGTGCGTGGCGCAAAGAAGAAGGTAAGATTTTGGTACAATTTGAAGGCGCAAAACGTCCGCTTTGGTATGGATATGATAAAAAATTAGAAATTAGGCAGGGAAGCCGTAGCAGCATTGGCGGAAAGCAGCGCAAGGGCGTGGCTTTCGAAACCAAACAGCTTTCCTTTTCTGCCGAAAAAGACCTAACGATTTATCTCTTTTCCGATGGCATCATAGACCAAGCAAACCTCGAAGGGACAAAGTTTGGTACGCCTACCCTGTTGCAACTTTTGGAATCGATGCAGGAGCGTCCTTTAAAGGAGCAAGAAAGCGCACTGAAAGAAGCCCTACAAAGGCATCAGGGAGATGCCGAGCAGCGCGACGATATTTGTTTTTTAGGTTTTAAAGTCTAA
- a CDS encoding GNAT family N-acetyltransferase, with amino-acid sequence MQNPTFEIRQARPQDVPAAFALIEELALFEKAPHAVSNTPEEMLRDGFGQNPAFGMLVAESQGALVGISIYYVRYSTWKGRCLYLEDLVVTEKVRGKGIGKALFAATARKAQELEVKMMVWQVLDWNTPAIEFYKSWGAVIDTGWYNCRLEEATLYKI; translated from the coding sequence ATGCAAAACCCTACTTTTGAAATTCGTCAGGCGCGTCCGCAAGATGTCCCTGCTGCCTTTGCTTTGATAGAAGAATTGGCACTTTTCGAAAAAGCCCCTCACGCGGTCAGCAATACCCCCGAAGAAATGTTGCGCGACGGTTTTGGGCAGAACCCCGCCTTTGGCATGTTGGTGGCAGAAAGTCAAGGCGCATTAGTGGGCATCTCGATTTACTACGTTCGCTATTCTACTTGGAAAGGACGTTGTCTATATTTGGAAGATTTAGTCGTAACCGAAAAAGTGCGTGGCAAGGGAATAGGCAAGGCTCTTTTTGCCGCCACAGCACGCAAGGCGCAGGAATTAGAGGTCAAGATGATGGTTTGGCAAGTTTTGGATTGGAACACCCCTGCCATAGAATTTTACAAAAGTTGGGGCGCAGTCATCGATACAGGTTGGTACAACTGTAGATTAGAAGAAGCTACTTTATATAAAATTTAA
- a CDS encoding response regulator, protein MGFSKTCLIVDDFASTRRVVKIALENKGYEVLEATQGKEALQILQQKNISIVLTDLNMPEMDGIDLVRAIRALERYQNLPVILISTEARSARKQEAFQAGATSFLAKPFTMEQLCGVIEKAAL, encoded by the coding sequence ATGGGTTTCTCAAAAACTTGTCTTATCGTTGATGACTTTGCCAGCACGCGCCGCGTCGTCAAAATTGCCTTAGAAAACAAAGGCTATGAAGTCTTGGAAGCCACACAAGGCAAAGAGGCTTTACAAATTTTACAGCAAAAAAACATAAGTATCGTCCTAACCGATTTGAATATGCCCGAAATGGACGGCATAGACCTTGTCAGGGCTATCAGAGCCTTAGAACGGTATCAAAATTTGCCCGTCATTCTTATCAGCACCGAAGCACGTTCGGCGCGTAAGCAGGAGGCTTTTCAGGCAGGCGCGACCAGCTTTTTAGCCAAACCCTTCACGATGGAGCAGCTTTGTGGGGTCATAGAAAAGGCTGCGCTATAA
- a CDS encoding antibiotic biosynthesis monooxygenase family protein, which produces MIANTPKPPYYAVIFSSLRTEKDEGYEEMAELMMNLAAQQSGFLGVESVRDGLGITISYWQDLRAIQQWKQNSEHQIAQRKGRADWYKQYKVRIAKIERDYEFL; this is translated from the coding sequence ATGATAGCCAATACCCCTAAGCCTCCCTATTATGCCGTCATTTTCAGTAGTCTAAGAACCGAAAAGGACGAAGGTTATGAAGAAATGGCAGAGCTAATGATGAACTTAGCCGCTCAACAAAGTGGCTTTTTGGGGGTGGAGAGTGTTCGCGACGGATTAGGTATTACCATTTCTTATTGGCAAGACCTTCGCGCTATTCAGCAGTGGAAGCAAAATTCAGAACATCAAATTGCACAACGGAAGGGGAGGGCAGATTGGTACAAACAGTACAAAGTAAGAATCGCAAAAATAGAAAGAGATTATGAATTTTTATAG
- a CDS encoding cyclase family protein, which translates to MQFEFEHQDRRYRFDSRHFHNLALPLRAGGENPNCYYAQNPDYKVIRFGDSFVGSVAEGGSVNYFEWTITPHGNGTHTECYGHIAKENKTVDTCFEKHLFFAKVISLEPTQVPSTFEKDTTDSIITLAQIKTALQGDFYLKEKGVEALIIRTLPNQEAKKNRAYSGTNPPYFEATIGTWLAQQEVAHFLTDLPSVDRESDGGALAFHKNFWQYPQNPRPLATISELIFVPQEVRDGNYLLSFLLPRWSTDAVPSQPILYDLLSF; encoded by the coding sequence ATGCAATTCGAATTTGAACACCAAGACCGCCGCTATCGCTTTGATAGCCGCCATTTTCACAATTTGGCACTTCCGCTACGTGCAGGTGGCGAAAATCCTAATTGCTATTATGCACAAAATCCCGACTACAAAGTCATACGATTTGGCGATAGCTTTGTAGGCAGTGTAGCCGAAGGGGGCAGCGTCAATTATTTCGAATGGACAATCACCCCACATGGCAACGGCACACATACAGAATGTTACGGACATATTGCCAAAGAAAACAAAACTGTGGATACTTGTTTTGAAAAGCATCTTTTTTTTGCCAAAGTAATTTCATTAGAACCTACACAAGTTCCCTCTACCTTTGAAAAAGACACAACCGATTCTATCATTACCTTAGCCCAAATCAAGACGGCTCTACAAGGCGATTTTTATTTGAAAGAAAAGGGCGTAGAAGCCTTGATTATCAGAACTTTACCCAATCAGGAGGCGAAAAAAAATCGCGCTTATTCAGGCACAAATCCCCCTTATTTTGAGGCTACGATAGGCACTTGGCTTGCCCAACAAGAAGTAGCACATTTTCTCACCGACTTGCCCTCGGTGGATAGAGAATCGGACGGTGGTGCGCTTGCCTTTCACAAAAATTTTTGGCAATATCCCCAAAATCCGCGCCCGCTTGCAACTATCAGCGAGCTAATTTTCGTCCCACAAGAGGTCAGAGATGGCAATTATCTTTTGTCGTTTCTTTTGCCGCGTTGGTCGACAGATGCAGTGCCTTCGCAGCCCATTTTATATGATTTGCTTAGTTTTTGA
- a CDS encoding YfiR family protein, with protein sequence MKIATFRFQTLRLFFLLFFFWFFASVQNSQAQYNKYELRAGLILNFVKYTLFPAEAFSGTNDRIKIGILGDDPFGGTIERVLIGRPVQGRHWRIVRGKKAKEVWNCHVVFICQSEKNNIKEILEYLGQYPTITIGDQIPNFCQYGGIINFIDGKYNFEINSNAAKSVKLILDARLLNMARNIIGDTTKP encoded by the coding sequence GTGAAAATCGCTACCTTTCGTTTCCAAACTTTGCGTTTATTTTTTCTACTGTTCTTTTTTTGGTTCTTCGCCTCTGTTCAAAATTCGCAGGCGCAGTACAATAAATATGAACTTAGGGCGGGTCTGATATTGAATTTTGTCAAATACACGCTTTTTCCTGCCGAAGCCTTTTCAGGCACAAACGACCGCATTAAGATAGGCATTTTAGGCGACGACCCTTTTGGCGGCACAATAGAGCGCGTCTTGATAGGGCGACCTGTGCAGGGCAGGCATTGGCGCATTGTACGGGGAAAGAAAGCGAAGGAAGTATGGAATTGTCATGTGGTCTTTATTTGTCAGTCTGAAAAAAACAACATCAAGGAAATATTGGAGTATCTGGGGCAGTATCCGACTATTACCATTGGCGACCAAATTCCAAATTTCTGCCAATATGGAGGCATCATCAATTTTATAGATGGAAAATACAACTTCGAAATCAATTCCAACGCTGCCAAAAGTGTCAAGCTCATCTTAGACGCACGCCTGCTCAATATGGCGCGAAATATCATAGGGGATACAACAAAACCATAA